One genomic region from Candidatus Eisenbacteria bacterium encodes:
- a CDS encoding MBL fold metallo-hydrolase, protein MTKTSLRTRLLNGQTGDPALLVQLRWQGRALLIDLGRIDRTPAPVLFPIEAVFVSHAHMDHFMGFDQLLRLFLARDTTLRLFGPAGIADCVQGKLAGYTWNLTDEYVFTIDVTEIGDDELTHTRFAARRRFAREPRGTSPYADGVVLADPAFRVEAAPLDHRIVSMAYAVTERTHLNVRPGALEAGGFRPGPWLNVLKTAVRAGAADDTPIEVAPGDRRPLGALREVLLDVTPGQKIAYAVDTLFSPANAARIIRLAHDADVFFCESPFLDEDIEQATRRYHLTARQAGALARAARARRLNVFHFSPRYEGRYGDIVAEAHAEYLGQQVRYGDLDRGHAPVS, encoded by the coding sequence GTGACGAAGACGAGCCTTCGCACGCGGCTCCTGAACGGGCAGACGGGCGATCCCGCCCTCCTCGTCCAGCTCCGCTGGCAGGGTCGCGCCCTGCTGATCGACCTCGGCCGCATCGACCGGACGCCGGCGCCGGTGCTGTTCCCGATCGAGGCGGTCTTCGTGTCCCACGCGCACATGGACCACTTCATGGGGTTCGACCAGCTCCTGCGGCTGTTCCTCGCGCGCGACACGACGTTGCGCCTGTTCGGCCCCGCCGGGATCGCCGACTGCGTCCAGGGCAAGCTCGCCGGCTACACGTGGAATCTCACCGACGAGTACGTCTTCACGATCGACGTCACCGAGATCGGTGACGACGAGCTCACGCACACGCGCTTCGCGGCGCGACGGCGCTTCGCGCGCGAGCCGCGCGGCACGTCGCCCTACGCGGACGGCGTCGTGCTCGCCGACCCCGCGTTCCGCGTCGAGGCGGCGCCGCTCGACCACAGGATCGTCTCAATGGCGTATGCGGTGACCGAGCGGACCCATCTGAACGTGCGGCCAGGCGCGCTCGAGGCGGGCGGCTTCCGGCCCGGCCCGTGGCTGAACGTGCTCAAGACCGCGGTGCGTGCGGGCGCCGCCGACGACACACCCATCGAGGTGGCGCCCGGCGATCGACGGCCGCTCGGGGCGCTCCGCGAGGTGCTTCTCGACGTGACGCCGGGCCAGAAGATCGCCTACGCGGTCGACACGCTGTTCTCGCCGGCGAACGCCGCGCGCATCATCCGGCTCGCCCACGATGCCGACGTCTTCTTCTGCGAGTCGCCGTTCCTGGACGAGGACATCGAGCAGGCGACGCGGCGCTATCACCTGACCGCCCGCCAGGCCGGCGCGCTCGCGCGCGCGGCGCGGGCGCGGCGGCTGAACGTCTTCCACTTCTCGCCGCGCTACGAGGGACGATACGGCGACATCGTCGCGGAGGCGCACGCCGAATATCTGGGCCAGCAGGTGCGCTATGGCGACCTGGACCGAGGACACGCGCCGGTTTCTTGA
- a CDS encoding TIGR03668 family PPOX class F420-dependent oxidoreductase — protein sequence MGHLATAGADGAPHVVPVCYALDDDALYFVADAKRKRGPARELLRLRNLRANARAALVVDDYDDDWTRLAWVLVRGRATMVEDPLQHAAALALLRARYPPYRAMPLDDPAAHPVVRIAADVVTSWRA from the coding sequence GTGGGTCACCTCGCGACCGCCGGGGCCGACGGCGCGCCGCACGTCGTTCCGGTTTGCTATGCGCTCGACGACGACGCGCTCTACTTCGTAGCCGACGCGAAGCGGAAGCGCGGCCCCGCGCGCGAACTGCTCCGCCTGCGCAACCTCCGTGCGAACGCGCGCGCGGCGCTCGTCGTCGACGACTACGACGACGACTGGACGCGGCTTGCCTGGGTGCTCGTGCGCGGGCGCGCCACGATGGTCGAGGATCCGTTGCAGCATGCCGCGGCACTCGCGCTGCTGCGCGCGCGCTATCCCCCGTATCGCGCGATGCCCCTCGACGACCCCGCCGCGCATCCGGTCGTCCGCATCGCGGCCGACGTCGTGACGAGCTGGCGCGCGTAG
- a CDS encoding NAD-dependent epimerase/dehydratase family protein yields the protein MELAGKRIAVTGATGFLGRYIVDVLLARGAHVIGVVRNPAKVPGLAAKGVELRQADLSERDRLAAGFAGADAVVSNAALFALGNQHWEEHERANVEGTRNVFGALADAGVRRVVQVSSVAVYGLFARGRLGEDAPQLTAGARRMPWSVYPISKAISEQEAWRLAHEHGLALTTVRPCTIYGAFDPNFTPLFGWLVGLPITVMPAGMRMSFVYAGDVAEGIALALERDVAIGRAYNLTGDGETAWDLARAWKEAGGRAAFLMLPLPVPFGPNFDPGRAKRELGWRTRPLVDALRETFRLERGA from the coding sequence ATGGAGCTGGCCGGCAAGCGCATCGCGGTGACGGGCGCGACCGGCTTTCTCGGCCGCTACATCGTCGACGTCCTGCTCGCGCGCGGGGCGCACGTGATCGGCGTCGTCCGCAATCCGGCCAAGGTGCCCGGGCTCGCCGCCAAGGGCGTCGAGCTCCGCCAGGCCGACCTCTCGGAGCGCGACCGCCTCGCGGCTGGCTTCGCCGGCGCCGACGCGGTGGTGTCGAACGCCGCACTGTTCGCTCTCGGCAACCAGCACTGGGAGGAGCACGAGCGCGCCAACGTCGAGGGCACGCGCAACGTCTTCGGCGCGCTCGCCGACGCGGGCGTGCGGCGCGTGGTCCAGGTGTCGTCGGTCGCGGTCTACGGGCTCTTCGCGCGCGGGCGTCTCGGCGAGGACGCGCCGCAGCTCACCGCCGGCGCGCGGCGGATGCCCTGGTCCGTCTATCCGATCTCGAAGGCGATCTCGGAGCAGGAGGCCTGGCGCCTCGCGCACGAGCACGGCCTCGCGCTCACGACCGTCCGCCCCTGCACCATCTACGGCGCCTTCGATCCGAACTTCACGCCGCTGTTCGGCTGGCTGGTCGGACTGCCGATCACGGTGATGCCGGCCGGCATGCGCATGTCCTTCGTGTACGCCGGCGACGTCGCCGAGGGGATCGCGCTCGCGCTCGAGCGCGACGTCGCGATCGGCCGCGCCTACAACCTCACGGGCGACGGGGAGACCGCGTGGGACCTCGCGCGGGCCTGGAAGGAGGCCGGCGGCCGCGCCGCGTTCCTCATGCTGCCGCTTCCGGTCCCGTTCGGGCCCAACTTCGATCCGGGTCGCGCCAAGCGCGAGCTCGGCTGGCGCACACGCCCCCTGGTGGACGCGCTCCGCGAGACGTTCCGGCTCGAGCGGGGCGCCTGA
- a CDS encoding SDR family NAD(P)-dependent oxidoreductase, with product MGARLAGKAAVVTGAGRGIGRAVAELLAAEGAAVVVNDLGGGIDGSGNQSSVADEVVAAIKAKGGIAVANYDSVSDFAAAERIVGTAVKEFGSIDVLVNNAGILRDRMIFNMPEEDWDAVIAVHLKGSFNCTRHAAGHMRRQKSGRIISMSSTSGVIGNPGQANYGAAKDGIAAMTRVVARELGKYGVTVNAVCPGAATRMTQTVTDSARQARSKAGIQTPAGQPVFQLQHTGPENVAPWVVYLATDAARDVNGQVFFVMGGIIGLMNEPAPVRTIFHDGRWTPEEIATVFSRTFGQDLVNPAPPKDSGPA from the coding sequence ATGGGCGCGCGACTCGCGGGCAAGGCGGCCGTCGTGACCGGCGCCGGGCGGGGGATCGGCCGGGCCGTCGCCGAGCTGCTCGCGGCCGAAGGGGCGGCGGTGGTCGTGAACGATCTCGGCGGCGGCATCGACGGGAGCGGCAACCAGTCGAGCGTCGCCGACGAGGTGGTCGCGGCGATCAAGGCGAAGGGCGGCATCGCGGTCGCCAACTACGACAGCGTGTCGGATTTCGCGGCGGCCGAGCGCATCGTCGGGACCGCCGTGAAGGAGTTCGGCTCGATCGACGTGCTGGTGAACAACGCGGGCATCCTGCGCGACCGGATGATCTTCAACATGCCGGAGGAGGACTGGGACGCCGTCATCGCCGTGCATCTGAAGGGCTCCTTCAACTGCACGCGCCACGCCGCGGGCCACATGCGCCGGCAGAAGAGCGGGCGCATCATCTCGATGTCGTCGACGTCGGGCGTGATCGGCAACCCGGGCCAGGCGAACTACGGTGCCGCCAAGGACGGCATCGCGGCGATGACCCGCGTCGTCGCGCGCGAGCTCGGGAAGTACGGCGTCACGGTGAACGCCGTCTGCCCCGGCGCGGCCACGCGCATGACGCAGACGGTGACCGACTCCGCGCGCCAGGCCCGCTCGAAGGCCGGGATCCAGACGCCGGCGGGACAGCCGGTCTTCCAGCTCCAGCACACCGGTCCGGAGAACGTCGCGCCGTGGGTCGTCTACCTCGCGACCGACGCGGCACGGGACGTGAACGGCCAGGTCTTCTTCGTGATGGGCGGCATCATCGGGCTCATGAACGAGCCTGCCCCGGTGCGCACGATCTTCCACGACGGGCGCTGGACGCCCGAGGAGATCGCCACCGTCTTCTCGCGCACCTTCGGCCAGGACCTGGTGAACCCCGCGCCGCCCAAGGACTCCGGGCCCGCGTGA
- a CDS encoding SDR family NAD(P)-dependent oxidoreductase gives MGEMLAGRVAVVTGAGRGIGRGVALGLAAAGAKVVVNDYGVNLDGSEPSSGPAFDVAKEIQAAGGDAVASVESVAAWDGARRIVETALERFGRIDVLVTCAGIIRDRMVFNMSEEEWDAVLAVHLKGTFNCVRHACTHMREQRYGRIVTFSSGAALFGNPGQANYGSAKGGISGLTKVAARDLGRYGVTVNAICPVAGTRMTVTEAYLRAREVRKQQGIVREDRGTENIERLDPDDVAPMVVYLASERAGNVNGQFFLCYGSAIALLSQPRAVKTLFKSTGVWTLDELDRLAPSSILAGLVNPAPAKEA, from the coding sequence ATGGGAGAGATGCTCGCCGGCCGCGTTGCGGTGGTGACGGGCGCCGGGCGCGGCATCGGCCGTGGCGTGGCGCTCGGCCTCGCGGCGGCCGGCGCGAAGGTCGTGGTCAACGACTACGGCGTGAACCTCGACGGCTCCGAGCCGTCGTCGGGCCCGGCGTTCGACGTTGCGAAGGAGATCCAGGCTGCGGGCGGCGACGCCGTGGCGAGCGTCGAGTCGGTCGCCGCCTGGGACGGCGCGCGCCGCATCGTCGAGACGGCGCTCGAGCGGTTCGGCCGCATCGACGTGCTCGTCACGTGCGCCGGCATCATCCGTGACCGCATGGTCTTCAACATGAGCGAGGAGGAGTGGGACGCCGTTCTCGCCGTCCACTTGAAGGGCACCTTCAACTGCGTGCGCCACGCCTGCACCCACATGCGCGAGCAGCGCTACGGCCGCATCGTCACCTTCAGCTCCGGCGCCGCGCTGTTCGGGAATCCCGGCCAGGCGAACTACGGCTCGGCGAAGGGGGGCATCAGCGGCCTCACCAAGGTCGCGGCGCGCGACCTCGGACGCTACGGCGTCACGGTGAACGCCATCTGCCCGGTCGCGGGCACGCGCATGACGGTCACCGAGGCGTATCTGCGGGCGCGCGAGGTGCGCAAGCAGCAGGGCATCGTGCGCGAGGACCGCGGCACCGAGAACATCGAGCGACTCGACCCGGACGACGTGGCGCCGATGGTCGTCTACCTCGCCTCCGAGCGGGCGGGGAACGTGAACGGCCAGTTCTTCCTCTGCTACGGGAGCGCGATCGCGCTCCTCTCGCAGCCGCGCGCCGTGAAGACCCTCTTCAAGTCCACGGGCGTGTGGACGCTCGACGAGCTCGATCGTCTGGCGCCGTCCTCGATCCTGGCGGGGCTCGTGAACCCCGCCCCGGCGAAGGAGGCGTGA
- a CDS encoding HAMP domain-containing sensor histidine kinase → MRLAAKIFAASLLPLFMLIEVAGWSLSAVNRVVQTNRRIVSETLPALRQTAATTESMTALVRLHTRWSLLHDPGYQSLWTARADDLERELATLADSLTTATERQMLRKCRHIFGRYRDLVSVTEDGVTRLRTLGPPDLRVARLAGERMLRSIRLLGLAIDHTAQQAQTRAAMLEQRTWTTVFVALPLTALLALVLSITVAVRVTRVLRRLATASTQLAQGQLSEPVVVNRNDELGDLGRAFNAMAARLGETDRLKEQVFSHVSHELRTPLTSMREATHLLADRVAGPLTPRQERLVAIVGDSTDRLLRLVNRILDLSRLRAGLQPLERRPVRLADVAARALHELRPQAEATQVRMIHTGNGADPWVLGDEERLVEVVVNLVSNAIKASPAGAAVRVGVHEEGGRASLVVEDSGVGVPADVRARIFDPYVQGPGAPAGTGLGLAIVKSIVEAHRGEVHVESDEGRGSRFALTLPRVEAPS, encoded by the coding sequence GTGCGTCTCGCGGCGAAGATCTTCGCGGCCTCGCTCCTGCCCTTGTTCATGCTGATCGAGGTCGCCGGCTGGAGCCTCTCCGCGGTCAACCGGGTCGTGCAGACGAACCGCCGGATCGTGAGCGAGACGCTGCCGGCCCTGCGGCAGACCGCCGCGACGACCGAGTCGATGACGGCCCTGGTTCGCCTCCATACCCGCTGGAGCCTGTTGCACGACCCCGGCTACCAGAGCCTGTGGACCGCGCGCGCGGACGACCTCGAGCGCGAGCTGGCTACGCTCGCCGATTCCCTCACCACGGCCACCGAACGCCAGATGCTGCGCAAGTGCCGTCACATCTTCGGCCGCTATCGCGACCTCGTCTCGGTGACCGAGGACGGGGTGACGCGCCTCCGGACCCTCGGCCCACCCGATCTCCGCGTCGCACGCCTCGCCGGCGAGCGTATGCTGCGCTCGATCCGCCTGCTGGGTCTCGCCATCGATCACACGGCCCAACAGGCCCAGACCCGTGCCGCCATGCTGGAGCAGCGCACCTGGACGACGGTGTTCGTCGCCCTGCCGCTGACGGCGCTCCTGGCCCTCGTGCTCTCGATCACCGTCGCCGTTCGCGTGACGCGCGTCCTGCGCCGCCTGGCGACGGCGAGCACGCAGCTCGCACAGGGGCAGTTGAGCGAGCCCGTGGTGGTGAACCGCAACGACGAGCTCGGCGATCTCGGGCGGGCCTTCAACGCCATGGCCGCGCGCCTGGGCGAGACGGATCGACTGAAGGAGCAGGTGTTCTCGCACGTGTCCCACGAGCTGCGCACGCCCCTCACCTCCATGCGCGAGGCCACCCACCTCCTGGCCGATCGCGTCGCCGGACCGCTCACGCCCCGACAGGAGCGGCTCGTCGCCATCGTCGGGGACAGCACCGATCGCCTCCTGCGCCTCGTCAACCGGATCCTCGATCTGTCGCGCCTCCGTGCAGGCCTGCAGCCGCTCGAGCGCCGTCCCGTCCGCCTCGCCGACGTCGCGGCGCGTGCCTTGCACGAGCTGCGCCCTCAGGCGGAGGCTACGCAGGTGCGCATGATCCACACGGGCAACGGCGCCGACCCCTGGGTGCTCGGCGACGAGGAGCGTCTGGTCGAGGTGGTCGTGAACCTGGTGAGCAACGCCATCAAGGCTTCGCCCGCGGGCGCCGCGGTGCGCGTCGGCGTGCACGAAGAGGGAGGACGCGCCTCCCTCGTGGTCGAGGACAGCGGCGTCGGCGTTCCGGCGGATGTCCGGGCGCGCATCTTCGACCCCTACGTGCAGGGCCCCGGGGCGCCGGCGGGGACCGGCCTCGGTCTCGCCATCGTGAAGAGCATCGTCGAGGCGCATCGTGGCGAGGTTCACGTCGAGTCCGACGAGGGTCGCGGCAGCCGCTTCGCCCTCACGCTGCCGCGCGTGGAGGCCCCGTCATGA
- a CDS encoding ATP-binding protein: MIARRVLVVDDDRHILEVLAMRLESMGLDVCASSAPADVPQMLGEAFDLALFDLRMAPLDGMALLRLARERQPHLPVLIMTAHASIDGAVEAIRNGAFDYLTKPFVREELHGKVTRALAERRWARDRELLTKLGASLASGDSVDGLLRVVVEATIAATATQRAAVFLEDAGRLVLRASAGTPLGGDDDLASAAQRAMERGEVSIVEQAQARAVLAAPLRVEGALRGALVAETRGTVVPTSEDLGSLALFAAHAAIALKSSLELERARSGALAALGRVAAQVAHEISNPLGGLKIYAELVGRRLASHDDRHGVDLAGRIDQAVDRLAALVSDITAYGRPAELRREPTDPDEIVEQCLALVQDKIAERELRVVCELAGTLGLMPLDSRELNKAVMNLIVNAVEAMKPGGTLTVRTERGADGAVRIRVADTGSGMSEATRARAFDLFFTTKTGGTGLGMAIVRSAVERHGGRIAIESAEGRGTAVEITLPPARETR, from the coding sequence ATGATCGCTCGGCGCGTGCTGGTGGTCGACGACGACCGGCACATCCTGGAGGTCCTCGCCATGCGGCTCGAGTCGATGGGCCTCGACGTCTGCGCGTCGTCGGCGCCGGCCGACGTGCCGCAGATGCTGGGCGAGGCGTTCGACCTGGCGCTCTTCGACCTCCGCATGGCGCCGCTCGACGGCATGGCGCTCCTCCGCCTCGCGCGCGAGCGCCAGCCCCACCTGCCCGTCCTCATCATGACCGCGCACGCCTCCATCGACGGCGCCGTCGAAGCGATCCGCAACGGCGCCTTCGACTATCTGACGAAGCCGTTCGTGCGCGAGGAGCTGCACGGCAAGGTGACGCGCGCGCTCGCCGAGCGGCGGTGGGCCCGCGATCGCGAGCTCCTCACCAAGCTCGGGGCGAGCCTCGCCTCCGGCGATTCGGTCGACGGGCTCCTGCGCGTCGTGGTCGAGGCGACCATCGCCGCGACGGCCACGCAACGCGCGGCGGTCTTCCTCGAGGACGCGGGTCGCCTCGTGCTCCGCGCCTCGGCCGGCACGCCGCTCGGCGGCGACGACGACCTCGCCAGCGCGGCCCAGCGTGCGATGGAGCGCGGCGAGGTGAGCATCGTCGAGCAGGCGCAGGCCCGTGCCGTTCTGGCGGCTCCGCTGCGCGTCGAGGGAGCGCTGCGCGGCGCGCTCGTCGCCGAGACGCGCGGCACCGTCGTGCCCACCTCCGAGGACCTTGGGTCGCTCGCGCTCTTCGCGGCGCACGCCGCGATCGCGCTGAAGAGCTCGCTCGAGCTCGAGCGGGCGCGCAGCGGCGCGCTCGCCGCGCTCGGACGCGTGGCCGCGCAGGTCGCGCACGAGATCAGCAATCCGCTGGGCGGCCTCAAGATCTACGCCGAGCTCGTCGGCCGTCGTCTCGCCAGCCACGACGACCGCCACGGCGTCGACCTGGCCGGCCGCATCGATCAGGCCGTCGATCGGCTCGCTGCGCTTGTCTCCGACATCACCGCCTACGGGCGGCCGGCCGAGCTGCGCCGGGAGCCGACCGATCCCGACGAGATCGTCGAGCAGTGCCTCGCGCTCGTCCAGGACAAGATCGCGGAGCGCGAGCTGCGCGTCGTCTGCGAGCTCGCGGGCACGCTCGGCCTCATGCCGCTCGACAGCCGCGAGCTGAACAAGGCGGTCATGAACCTCATCGTCAACGCGGTCGAGGCGATGAAGCCGGGGGGCACGCTGACCGTGCGCACCGAGCGCGGAGCCGACGGCGCGGTGCGCATCCGGGTCGCCGATACCGGGAGCGGCATGAGCGAGGCCACGCGCGCGCGCGCCTTCGATCTCTTCTTCACGACCAAGACCGGCGGCACGGGCCTCGGCATGGCGATCGTGCGCTCCGCCGTCGAGCGCCACGGCGGCCGCATCGCGATCGAGAGCGCGGAGGGCCGCGGGACCGCCGTCGAGATCACGCTGCCTCCCGCCCGAGAGACGAGATGA